A window of Saccharomyces paradoxus chromosome XIII, complete sequence genomic DNA:
ATCTTTTTTGGCATTCTGCTTGTCAAATGAATTCAAGTCCTCACTGAAATCTTTCCGTTCGAAGATGATCTTACTGTTACTCTGTGAATTTTGTTGCTTGGCGATACCGTTCAAGATTGAAACAATTTCAGCTTCAGTGATTTTATGCGTGACATTGTTTGTAGCAATCAGTTTCTTTAAATACGTCTCTACCGCTTGGGCCCTGTCTCTACGAACCAAGGCCACTCGAGACAATCTTTCTAAAGCTTGTGGCTCCAAGAAATTTGCTATAGCTGCACCAACGGGAGCAGAATTTTCACCTCCACCATTATTAGCACCGCTATTT
This region includes:
- the SDD2 gene encoding Sdd2p (Protein similar to PDCD5~similar to YMR074C) gives rise to the protein MDPELQAIREARLAQLKSNGGGANSDRNSGANNGGGENSAPVGAAIANFLEPQALERLSRVALVRRDRAQAVETYLKKLIATNNVTHKITEAEIVSILNGIAKQQNSQSNSKIIFERKDFSEDLNSFDKQNAKKDDDEDDDDFFD